Within Gilvibacter sp. SZ-19, the genomic segment GGAGACCTTTGATTCTCCGTTCGAGTTCCATTCTCGTATGAATGCTGCTGCTAATGACGATACCTTTAAGCCAGACAGTTTCCCATCCGCAGAAGACGCCTTTGATGGTCCTGCAAGTCCTCCGGATGACGATATTCCATTCTAGGATTCGCCTCTAGCTGCTAAATCTATATTAAAGGACAAGCTTGGAACGCTTTTTGTCGTTATCTTAGCCTTATGCGTATATGGATTTTTATCTTCTTATTCTTTGGAGTCTTTTCTGCAAAGGCCTCTTATATTCTGATCCCTATGGATGCAGAAGGGCAGACCGAACACCTTAAGGCCTATGGTATAACCTATTGGACCTTAGAAAAGAACCTAAAGGTAAAATGGCTGTTGAATTATCGAGGTGGATCTTTTTTACTCCCAGATTCTGAGACCATTCGTAAAGAATGTCAAATTAGAGGAGTTCAATTCGAGGTCATTTCCGATTCAAAAACCGAAGAAATTCTAAATCTAATTGCCAGCCCATCTCAAAATATGGAGGCGGTTGTATTAGAAAAGGCACCACGCATTGCAGTCTATTCTCCCAAGGGAAATCAACCTTGGGACGACGCCGTAACCATGGTGTTGACCTATGCGGAGATTCCGTATACAGTTATTTACGATGAGGAGGTACTAAGCGATCAGCTCATTCTTTACGATTGGCTGCACCTGCATCACGAAGATTTTACGGGTCAGTACGGAAAATTCTACCGTAGTTTTAGATCTGCTCCTTGGTATATCGAAGAAAAACGGCTTGCAGAAGAACGTGCGGCCAAGCTCGGTTATAATAAGGTGTCTGAATCAAAGAGGGATGTGGCACTCAAGATCAGAGATTATGTAGTTGGTGGTGGATTCATGTTTGCTATGTGTAGTGCTACAGATAGTTTTGATATTGCTCTGGCAGCCGCCGGAGTGGATATTTGCGAAGCCATGTTTGACGGCGACCCTTCAGAGGGAGGTTACCAAAGTAAGCTAGACTACTCTAGGAGTTTTGCTTTTACAGACTTTATCTTAGAGCGCAGCCCTAACGTTTACGAGTTCTCTGATATTGATATGACCCGTAAGCGTGCTATTCCCAAAGAGACCGACTATTTTTCCTTAATGGATTACTCTGCCAAATGGGATCCTATTCCAACTATGTTAGTGCAAAACCACACCGCGTTGGTGAAGGGTTTTATGGGGCAGACAACCTCTTATGATCGAAATTTGATCAAAGCTAATGTGCTGATCATGGGTGAGAATAAGACCAATGGGGAGGCTCGATATATTCACGGAATCAAAGGCAAAGGGTTCTTTACTTTTTACGGCGGACACGATCCTGAAGACTATACCCATAGAGTAGGAGATGCTCCAACAGAGCTGGCTCTCCACCCAACTTCTCCCGGCTACAGGCTCATTCTTAATAATGTGTTGTTTCCGGCGGCTAAGAAAAAGCGCCAAAAAACTTGATCAATTGTAGAGTGGAAAGTACTTGAAGTACTTCGGATATTCTTGTCGTGGTTTAAAGGCTATAACGGTTTCCTCATAAGCTAGAGAAGACTCTGTTATCACTACGTGATCGGCTTCTAGCTTCGCTTTTTCAAACTCCTTTTCGCTGACCAAGCATACTGTTTTATAAAACGGGCCTGCCAACCACTCTTTTACGGTATCATCATTGGAATACTTCAGATAGCAAGCCAAGCTGGCGTGTGCAACGCCAACGACAGCTTTTCCCGTAGGGATGCTATCTTTAACAAGGATGTACATTTTTAGATTGGGCACGACTATATTTTTTAAAAGAGCGCCATTTTGTTTAGGCTAAAGCTAGTGAGAAATTACTTAAATACACGAATTGATAAATCAGTATATGGACTGTTTATGAGAGTGGTTAATAATCGCCTAACTTAAAACTGGGGTGGGTGTGGAACGCCCCGGTTTAGGTCCAATCTAGAACTCTTATACTGCCAGTAAGAAACGATAGAATCTTATCGATTCTATTCAAATTAAGAGTCACTTAGGACTGTATTCGTATTGCATTGCTGTGGTGGTAGCAGTATCACAATTACCCAATCTAATTGATGAATCTGTAGGGGTTAGACTTTATTATTGTCACAAAACAACTTAACTTAAAATTGGGGAGGGCATGGAATGCCCCGCCATTATCCCAACACGCCAATCGACTATGTTCAAAAACAAAAAGCCCCACTCCAAGGAGCAGGGCTTTTTAGCGAAATAATATGTTATTGATTAGGCCTAAAGCCCTTACTTGATCTTATCGACAATCGCTTTAAAAGCTTCTGGGTGGTTCATGGCCAAATCGGCAAGAACTTTTCTGTTCAAGTCGATATTGTTGGCTTTCAACTGTCCCATAAACTTAGAATACGACATACCGTGCTCACGGGCACCTGCATTGATACGGGTGATCCAAAGAGCTCTAAACGTTCTTTTCTTAGCACGACGATCTCTATAGCTATATTGCATAGCTTTTTCAACCGCGTTTTTCGCTACTGTCCAAACGTTCTTACGACGTCCAAAGTAACCTTTGGCATGCTTCATCACCTTTTTTCTTCGGGCTCTTGAAGCAACTGCATTTACTGATCTTGGCATAATTTACTTGTTTTTTGTAGCAGGCGATTCATTTAAGAATACTTTTTAGTTGTGCCTGACTCCAGGGTTATTACTCGTTTAAACCGGTGAAAGTTATTACTTCATGCGAAGCATTTGTTTCACATTGTCCTCGTCCGCTTTATGTACGACAGTGTCGTGCGTCAAGGCTAGCTTGCGTTTCTTAGACTTTTTAGTCAAGATGTGACTCTTAAACGCGTGCTTTCTTTTGATTTTACCAGTTCCGGTCAGCTTAAAACGCTTCTTGGCGCTGGATTTTGTTTTTTGTTTAGGCATTGTTCCTAAGGTTTATAATTATCTCGCTTTCTCTTTATTTCTTTTTTGGAGCGATGAACATGATCATACGCTTCCCTTCCAGCTTAGGCATTTGTTCTACCTTGCCGTATTCTTCTAGTTCCTGAGCCAAACGCAGCAGCAAAATCTGCCCTTGGTCTTTGTAGATGATCGAACGACCTTTAAAGAATACATACGCTTTCAACTTAGCACCATCTTGCAAGAATTTAATGGCATGCTTCTTTTTAAACTCGTAATCGTGATCGTCTGTGTTTGGACCAAAACGAATCTCTTTGATCGTTACTTTGGTCGCTTTGGCCTTTAGAGCCTTTTCTCTTTTCTTTTGTTCGTAAACGAACTTCTTGTAATCGATGGCCTTACATACCGGTGGATTCGCATTAGGCGAGATCTCTACCAGGTCCAGTTCCAGATCTGCTGCGATCTGCTTGGCTTTGGCAAGTGGGTAAACACCAACTTCTACATTATCTCCAACAAGGCGTACCTCGGGAGCTTTGATCTTGTCATTAATTCTGTGTTGATCTTCTTTTATGATCCTTGCCGGACCTCTTCTTCCTCTTTTTCTTCGTATTGCTATGACTTAAAAATATTAGTCCCTTATCGGGCTGTTAAACATTAAATTCTTTTATGGTACTCTTAATATCGTTCTCAATAATAGCGATAAATTCTTCAACTTTCATTGTTCCCATATCGCCTTCGCTGTGTTTCCTTACAGCAATTGTGCCATCTTTCTCTTCCTGTTCCCCAACAATGATCATGTAAGGGATCTTATTCATTTCGGCTTCTCGGATCTTTCTTCCGATCGTCTCGCTTCGGTTATCGACGAGCGCGCGAATTTCGCTATTTTCTAACAAATTTAAAACTTTTTGAGCGTAATTCTCGTATTTCTCACTCAAAGACAGGATGCTAACCTGCTCAGGCATAAGCCATAATGGGAAGTTCCCACCAGTGTGCTCCAACAGTATTGCCACAAAGCGTTCCATAGAACCAAAAGGAGCACGGTGTAT encodes:
- a CDS encoding asparagine synthetase B translates to MRIWIFIFLFFGVFSAKASYILIPMDAEGQTEHLKAYGITYWTLEKNLKVKWLLNYRGGSFLLPDSETIRKECQIRGVQFEVISDSKTEEILNLIASPSQNMEAVVLEKAPRIAVYSPKGNQPWDDAVTMVLTYAEIPYTVIYDEEVLSDQLILYDWLHLHHEDFTGQYGKFYRSFRSAPWYIEEKRLAEERAAKLGYNKVSESKRDVALKIRDYVVGGGFMFAMCSATDSFDIALAAAGVDICEAMFDGDPSEGGYQSKLDYSRSFAFTDFILERSPNVYEFSDIDMTRKRAIPKETDYFSLMDYSAKWDPIPTMLVQNHTALVKGFMGQTTSYDRNLIKANVLIMGENKTNGEARYIHGIKGKGFFTFYGGHDPEDYTHRVGDAPTELALHPTSPGYRLILNNVLFPAAKKKRQKT
- a CDS encoding peptidyl-tRNA hydrolase encodes the protein MPNLKMYILVKDSIPTGKAVVGVAHASLACYLKYSNDDTVKEWLAGPFYKTVCLVSEKEFEKAKLEADHVVITESSLAYEETVIAFKPRQEYPKYFKYFPLYN
- the rplT gene encoding 50S ribosomal protein L20 produces the protein MPRSVNAVASRARRKKVMKHAKGYFGRRKNVWTVAKNAVEKAMQYSYRDRRAKKRTFRALWITRINAGAREHGMSYSKFMGQLKANNIDLNRKVLADLAMNHPEAFKAIVDKIK
- the rpmI gene encoding 50S ribosomal protein L35 codes for the protein MPKQKTKSSAKKRFKLTGTGKIKRKHAFKSHILTKKSKKRKLALTHDTVVHKADEDNVKQMLRMK
- the infC gene encoding translation initiation factor IF-3, which codes for MKEDQHRINDKIKAPEVRLVGDNVEVGVYPLAKAKQIAADLELDLVEISPNANPPVCKAIDYKKFVYEQKKREKALKAKATKVTIKEIRFGPNTDDHDYEFKKKHAIKFLQDGAKLKAYVFFKGRSIIYKDQGQILLLRLAQELEEYGKVEQMPKLEGKRMIMFIAPKKK